The DNA segment CCAGCCGAGACGCCAGCCGGTCATGCCGAAATACTTGGAGAAGCTATTCAGCACGAAGGCATCATCATCCACCTCCAGCACACTGCTGGCGTCCATCCCGTAGGTCAGGCCATGGTAGATCTCGTCCACCACCAGGTGGCCGCCACGCGCCTTGAGCGTCTGCGACAGAGCCGCCAGTTCGTCGGCATGCAGGACCGTGCCGGTCGGGTTGGCCGGCGAAGCGACCAGGGCCCCCACGCTGTCGGCATCCCAGTACCGCTCGACCAGATGCGGCGTCAGCTGGTAGCGCGTTTCCGGCCCCACCGGCACCAGTTGCGCGCCACCCTCGACCAGCCGCAGGAAGTGGCGATTGCAGGGATAACCGGGGTCGGCCAGCAGCCAGTGCTTGCCCGGGTCCACCAGCAGACTGCTGGCCAGCAGCAAGGCGCCGGAACCGCCGGGGGTGATGAGAATGCGTTCAGGGTCTATGTTCAACCGATAGCGCGATGCGTAGAAGCCGGCGATGGCTTCGCGCAATTGCGGCAAGCCACGAGCAGCGGTGTAACGGGTATGCCCGGCGGCCAGGGCAGCCTGCCCGGCCTGGACGATAGGCTCGGCAGTGGTGAAGTCCGGCTCGCCGATTTCCAGGTGGATCACATCGTGACCAGCTGCTTGGAGTTCGTTGGCACGGGCCAGCAGAGCCATGACGTGGAAGGGTTCGATGGCGCGGCTGCGCGCACTGTAGGACTGAGCCATGGGCCTTCCTTTATTAAGGCAAAGAGAGGATTCTAACCAATGGTCCTTGGACGCTGCAGCATGCGTGATGTCGGGGAGTAGCGCACCCGGATTTGATCTGGTAAGTTCGCCCGCTTGCAGCCGCAGGGCCGGCATCGCCGGCGATGGACCATAATCCTGCGCAATGGATTAAGAAAGTGAGAGGCGGCCATCCATGCCCACCAATGCAAAACAACAGAACAGCCAGTTGATTCGTGGCTTCGTGCCCTACCAAGAGACCAAGGGCGAGGAGTACATGAGCGACCGCATGCGCGCTCACTTCACCAACATCCTCAACAAATGGAAGCAGGAGTTGATGGAAGAGGTGGACCGTACCGTGCACCACATGCAGGACGAAGCCGCGAACTTCCCCGACCCGGCCGATCGTGCCAGCCAGGAAGAAGAGTTCAGCCTGGAACTGCGTGCCCGTGATCGCGAACGCAAGCTGATCAAGAAGATCGACGAGACCCTCCAGCTGATCGAAGACAACGATTATGGCTGGTGCGACTCCTGCGGCGTCGAGATCGGCATCCGTCGTCTGGAAGCCCGCCCCACCGCCACCCTCTGCATTGATTGCAAGACCCTGGCGGAGATCAAGGAAAAGCAGCTCGGCTCCTGATACCGAAACGGGGCGCCAACGGCGCCCCGTTGCTTTAGGGCCCCGCCCCAATGACGTCCCCCGCCTACATCGGGCGCTTCGCCCCAACGCCCAGCGGCTACCTGCATTTTGGTTCGCTGGTCGCTGCCCTCGCCTCCTATCTCGACGCCCGCGCTAACGGCGGCCGCTGGCTGCTGCGCATGGAAGACCTCGACCCACCACGAGAGGTCGAAGGTGCCCAGACGGCAATCCTCCGCACACTTGAAAGCTACGGCTTCGAGTGGGACGGCGAAATGGTTCGCCAGAGCAGCCGCCATGACACCTATGCCGAGGTGATCGACCGCCTGTACGAAATGGGCCTGGCCTATGCCTGCACCTGCTCGCGCAAGCAGCTGGAGAGCCATCAGGGCATCTATCCCGGCTTCTGCCGCAACGCCCAGCACCCCCAGCACAACGCTGCCATCCGCATCCGCGTGCCGGAGCTCGAGTACCACTTCGTCGACCGCGTACAGGGCGAATACCGCCAGCATCTGGGCCGGGAAGTGGGAGACTTCGTTATTCGCCGCCGCGACGGCCTCTACGCTTACCAACTGGCTGTGGTGCTGGACGACGCCTGGCAAGGTATCAACCAGGTGGTGCGCGGCGCCGACCTGCTGGACTCCACGCCGCGCCAGCTCTACTTGCAGGAACTGCTGGGGTTGAGCCAGCCGCGTTACCTGCATGTGCCGCTCATCATCCAGCCGGACGGCCACAAGCTCGGCAAGTCGTATCGCTCACCGCCGCTCCCTGCCGACAGCGCCGGCCCGCTGCTCAATCGTGCGCTACGCGCGCTCGGCCAGAAGCCTCCCGCCGAACTGGCGGGCGCAAGTCCTCGCGAAGTGCTGGGATGGGGGATCGCACACTGGGATGCCGAGCTCATCCCGCGTAGCCGGACACTGGCCGAAGCGCAACTGCGCTAGGGGCACTCGCGGCGCCGTGGTGCTTTCGCTACCATCGCCGCAGACACGACGAGATTTGTGGCATGTACATCTATCGACTGGTCCTGCTCCTGGTGGTGGGAATCTACCTGTTCTCTCCCGCCATCATGGATTGGTGGATCGACCCCAATGGCGCCTGGTACCGTCCCTACCTGCTGTGGCTGATCCTGATCGTGGTGACCTTCATTCTGCAGAGTCAACGCGATGCTGATGAGCTTTAGCCTCACCCAGCTGATCCTGATCAGCGCGGCTTACCTTCTTGCTCTGTTCGGCGTGGCTTGGCTCAGTGACCGGGGCTTCGTGCCACGCTGGATCATTCGCCACCCGCTGACCTACACCTTGTCGCTCGGCGTTTATGCCAGCGCCTGGGCGTTCTATGGCACGGTGGGGCTGGCCTATCAGTATGGCTACGGATTCCTTGCCAGCTACCTGGGCGTCTCGGGCGCCTTCCTGCTCGCGCCGGTGCTGCTCTACCCCATCCTGCGCATCACCCGGACCTACCAGCTCTCATCGCTGGCCGACCTCTTCGCCTTCCGCTTCCGCAGTACCTGGGCCGGTGCCCTGACCACGGTGATCATGATCATCGGCGTATTGCCGCTGCTGGCCCTGCAGATCCAGGCCGTGGCCGACTCCATTGGCATCCTCACACGCGAGCCGGTACATAACCGCGTTGCCCTCAGCTTCTGCGCCCTGATCACCCTCTTCACCATCCTCTTCGGCGCGCGCCATATCGCCACCCGTGAGAAACACGCCGGCCTGGTGTTCGCCATCGCCTTCGAATCGGTGGTCAAGCTGGTGGCCCTGGGCAGCATCGGCCTCTATGCCCTGTATGGTGTGTTCGACGGTCCACGCGAGCTGGAGCTCTGGCTACTGCAGAACCAAGAAGCTCTCTCCACGCTGCACACACCGCTACAGGAAGGTCCCTGGCGCACCCTGCTGCTGGTGTTCTTCGCCTCGGCGATCGTCATGCCGCACATGTACCACATGACGTTCACCGAGAACCTCAATCCGCGCGCCATGGTCAGCGCCAGTTGGGGCCTGCCGCTGTTCCTGCTGCTGATGA comes from the Pseudomonas sp. TCU-HL1 genome and includes:
- a CDS encoding pyridoxal phosphate-dependent aminotransferase is translated as MAQSYSARSRAIEPFHVMALLARANELQAAGHDVIHLEIGEPDFTTAEPIVQAGQAALAAGHTRYTAARGLPQLREAIAGFYASRYRLNIDPERILITPGGSGALLLASSLLVDPGKHWLLADPGYPCNRHFLRLVEGGAQLVPVGPETRYQLTPHLVERYWDADSVGALVASPANPTGTVLHADELAALSQTLKARGGHLVVDEIYHGLTYGMDASSVLEVDDDAFVLNSFSKYFGMTGWRLGWLVAPLNAVPELEKLAQNLYISAPSMAQHAALACFQPHTLAILEQRRDAFAHRRDYLLPALRELGFRIAVEPEGAFYLYADISNFGGDAYAFCRHFIETEYLAFTPGLDFGRHLAGQHVRFAYTQSLPRLEEAVQRLARGLKTWAVQ
- the dksA gene encoding RNA polymerase-binding protein DksA, which gives rise to MPTNAKQQNSQLIRGFVPYQETKGEEYMSDRMRAHFTNILNKWKQELMEEVDRTVHHMQDEAANFPDPADRASQEEEFSLELRARDRERKLIKKIDETLQLIEDNDYGWCDSCGVEIGIRRLEARPTATLCIDCKTLAEIKEKQLGS
- the gluQRS gene encoding tRNA glutamyl-Q(34) synthetase GluQRS translates to MTSPAYIGRFAPTPSGYLHFGSLVAALASYLDARANGGRWLLRMEDLDPPREVEGAQTAILRTLESYGFEWDGEMVRQSSRHDTYAEVIDRLYEMGLAYACTCSRKQLESHQGIYPGFCRNAQHPQHNAAIRIRVPELEYHFVDRVQGEYRQHLGREVGDFVIRRRDGLYAYQLAVVLDDAWQGINQVVRGADLLDSTPRQLYLQELLGLSQPRYLHVPLIIQPDGHKLGKSYRSPPLPADSAGPLLNRALRALGQKPPAELAGASPREVLGWGIAHWDAELIPRSRTLAEAQLR